In Nicotiana tabacum cultivar K326 chromosome 11, ASM71507v2, whole genome shotgun sequence, a single window of DNA contains:
- the LOC142166469 gene encoding uncharacterized protein LOC142166469: MDRKCRYYVWGSIDEKRKVALVSWKKICKPKKNGALNIKSCKLWNIASVRKRIWQLATKADSLWIRWVYGVYMRGNQDIWIHTPPVDSIWYWRKLNSIKSVMTNWYNNGTYCLTINGAYSVSRSYISLLGSMEKMLEADLVWNNIMLPRHRFIVWLANQEKLLTKERLIRVHIPVDDGMCCVCDENKVESQLHLFTECSWTVKLQDELEM, encoded by the coding sequence ATGGATAGGAAATGTCGGTATTACGTATGGGGAAGCATAGATGAGAAGAGGAAAGTTGCACTAGTCTCCTGGAAAAAGATATGCAAGCCAAAGAAGAATGGGGCGTTGAATATCAAAAGTTGTAAATTGTGGAATATTGCTTCTGTTAGAAAACGGATTTGGCAATTGGCAACCAAAGCAGATTCACTATGGATTAGATGGGTATATGGAGTATATATGAGAGGGAATCAGGATATCTGGATTCACACTCCACCTGTTGACAGCATCTGGTACTGGAGGAAGCTTAATTCCATTAAATCAGTTATGACAAATTGGTACAATAATGGCACCTACTGTTTAACAATAAATGGTGCATATTCTGTCAGTAGAAGCTATATTAGCTTACTAGGAAGCATGGAGAAAATGTTAGAAGCTGATTTAGTATGGAACAACATTATGCTACCTAGACATAGGTTTATAGTATGGTTGGCTAATCAAGAGAAGCTGTTAACAAAAGAGAGGTTGATCCGAGTCCATATACCAGTAGATGATGGAATGTGTTGCGTATGTGATGAGAACAAGGTTGAAAGCCAGCTACACCTCTTTACTGAGTGTAGTTGGACAGTGAAATTGCAAGATGAACTAGAAATGTGA